From one Gadus morhua chromosome 8, gadMor3.0, whole genome shotgun sequence genomic stretch:
- the LOC115548693 gene encoding rho GTPase-activating protein 12 isoform X5, with protein MSDRIQLPRLIGGGGGVSAAAIAAAAAAATAPWSPCCAASHIPQPPDQPAVRPGAPRCCSRAQPRGRTTSSSHQARPDSPVYSNLRDLKITQGQLPELPSGFPLHTLGDWDTYRDHSGRHFYYNRSTQERTWKPPRARDAPESTGADGQGTGDGHTEPTPLSLSPSFLPMLCLSIGRLPPPSSEDASLSAYSSQSDSLYGSPACGWSEEMDAQGQTLYVSDYNNEKWIKHVDEQGRPYYYSADGSRSQWELPKLAGDSLKSRSLDRKHADPIVLTKWRHSTTFLEPSDKRIIKKRNLRGGSARPHPYKHQDAPPGLKPPSPDSDSDPSSPKAPASPSEKCGLLTVTKITEHGKKVRKNWTSSWTVLRGSMLLFAKGQGGGTSWFGSGQSKPEFTVDLRGGAVDWASKDKSSKKNVLELKTRQATELLIQSDNETVINDWLQTLQETICTHAWESDEAIEEDMPESPGTEKQDKEKEHRDSKKGVKYSASVEDRDNKKTRHKLKKFLTRRPTLQSVRDKGYIKDQVFGCSLAELCQRESTSVPSFVRTCIDHVEQNGLHVDGLYRVSGNLAIIQKLRYSVNHDEKVSLSEGKWEDVHVTAGALKMYFRELPEPLFTFSSFHDFVGAIKNSEYKHRVHSIKELVKQLPRPNHDTMQLLFKHLRKVIDHGEENRMTTQSVAIVFGPTLLRPETETLNMAVHMVYQNQIVELILLEYEAIFGK; from the exons acGAGCTCCTCCCACCAGGCCCGGCCGGACTCCCCCGTCTACTCTAACCTCCGGGACCTGAAGATCACCCAGGGCCAGCTGCCCGAGCTGCCCTCCGGCTTCCCGCTGCACACGCTGGGCGACTGGGACACCTACCGCGACCACAGCGGGCGCCACTTCTACTACAACCGCTCCACCCAGGAGAGGACCTGGAAACCCCCCCGGGCCCGCGACGCCCCCGAGAGCACCGGGGCCGACGGCCAGGGCACGGGCGACGGCCACACCGAG cccacgcccctctctctctcgccgtcctTCCTGCCCatgctctgtctctccatcgGCCGTCTGCCGCCGCCGTCCTCCGAGGACGCCAGCCTCAGCGCCTACTCTAGCCAATCAGACAGCCTGTACGGCTCGCCGGCCTGTGGTTGGTCAGAGGAGATGGACGCGCAGGGCCAGACGCTGTATGTCAGCGACTATAACAACGAGAAG tggataAAGCATGTTGATGAGCAAGGCAGGCCCTACTACTACAGCGCCGACGGATCCAGGTCGCAGTGGGAGCTCCCTAAG ctggcgGGGGACTCGCTGAAGAGCCGCAGCCTGGACAGGAAGCACGCGGACCCCATCGTGTTGACCAAGTGGAGACACAGCACCACCTTCCTGGAGCCCAGTGACAAG CGCATCATCAAAAAGAGAAACCTCCGCGGTGGATCTGCCCGCCCCCACCCATACAAACACCAA GACGCGCCTCCGGGCCTCAAGCCGCCCTCGCCCGACTCCGACTCCGACCCCTCGTCACCCAAGGCCCCCGCCTCC CCCTCTGAGAAGTGTGGATTGCTGACCGTGACCAAGATCACAGAGCATGGCAAGAAAGTCAG GAAGAACTGGACCTCTTCCTGGACCGTTCTCCGGGGATCCATGCTGCTATTCGCCAAGGGCCAAGGGGGCGGGACCAGCTGG TTTGGATCGGGCCAGTCCAAGCCAGAGTTCACGGTGGACCTCCGGGGAGGCGCGGTGGACTGGGCCTCCAAGGACAAGTCCAGCAAGAAGAACGTCCTGGAG TTGAAGACCCGTCAGGCCACAGAGCTGCTGATCCAGTCGGATAACGAGACGGTCATCAACGACTGGTTACAGACCCTGCAGGAAACCATCTGCACCCAT GCCTGGGAGTCTGACGAGGCCATCGAGGAGGACATGCCGGAGTCTCCCGGGACGGAGAAACAGGACAAGGAGAAGGAGCACCGGGACTCAAAGAAGG gggtCAAGTACTCGGCCAGCGTGGAAGACCGGGACAACAAGAAGACCCGGCACAAGCTCAAGAAGTTCCTGACGCGTCGGCCCACGCTACAGTCCGTCCGGGATAAGGGCTACATCAAAG accaGGTGTTTGGCTGCAGCCTGGCCGAGCTTTGCCAGAGGGAGAGTACCTCGGTGCCCAGCTTTGTGAGGACGTGCATCGACCACGTGGAGCAGAACG GGCTGCACGTGGACGGGCTGTACAGAGTCAGCGGGAACCTGGCCATCATACAGAAACTACGCTACTCCGTTAACCACG aTGAGAAGGTGAGCCTGTCTGAGGGGAAGTGGGAGGACGTCCACGTGACGGCGGGCGCTCTGAAGATGTACTTCAGGGAGCTTCCCGAGCCGCtcttcaccttctcctccttccacgACTTTGTCGGCGCCATCA AGAATTCAGAGTACAAGCACCGGGTGCATTCCATTAAAGAGCTGGTGAAGCAGCTGCCGCGGCCGAACCACGACACCATGCAGCTGCTGTTCAAGCACCTCCGCAA ggtgATCGACCACGGGGAGGAGAACCGGATGACCACCCAGAGCGTGGCCATCGTCTTCGGGCCCACGCTGCTGCGGCCGGAGACGGAGACCCTGAACATGGCCGTCCACATGGTGTACCAGAACCAGATCGTGGAGCTCATCCTGCTGGAGTACGAGGCCATCTTCGGCAAGTAG